The sequence GTCTGCAGCTTGCGGCCGTCGCCGAAGACCTCGAGCTGCACCTTCAGGCCGGAGTCCGCGGAGTTGTCGTCGAGGCCGGCGGTGGCGGTGAACTTCCGGTAGCCCTTGGAGATGTTGTACTCGGCCGAGTCCGCCTCCGAGCACTCCTGGACGCCGGTGCCGACCGTGTGCAGGTACGGCTTGCCCCCGATGTTGCCGGTCTCGTGGCTGCGGTCGAAGGACCCCTCGACCGGGGTCAGCTCGCTCAGGTACTGCTCGACCGTCGGATTCCCGGCGCCGGCCGGGACCGCGGACGCGGACGAGGTGGCGGTGGTGCTCGCCGGGTCGGCGGCGGACGCGGTCACCGTCGCGGTGGGCGGCGCCTGCGTGATCGTCACCGGCGCGGGCGCCGCCGCCGGGGTGCCGCCGGAACTCGCCAGCGCCACCGTCGTGACGCCGGCGGCGGCCAGCACCGCCGCCGCGGCCGTGACGGGGATCCACTTCTTCCGCTTCTTCGGGGGTGGGCTGTACAACTGCTCGCCGAACATGTCGTCTCCGATCGGGAAGGGCGACGGGGCCGCGTGGCTCCGCGCGGTTTCGGTGGGCGGGGGCCGGTCCAGCCGCGGCCCGACGGGCGCCCCGACGAGGTCCGGCAGCATCGCGGTGAGCACGGTCGCGACCTGGCCCGCCCGCGGCCGCAGCGACGGCTCGACGGCGAGCAGCAGGCGCAGCAGGTCCCACAGCGGGGCCGGGATCTCCCCGGGCCGTCCCGGGCCTTCGCCCGCGTCGCGGACGAACCCGCCGGCGAACGGGGCGACCCCGCAGTACAGCTCGTAGAGCACGACGCCCAGCGAGTAGAGGTCGGCCGCCGGTCCCGGCCGCTCGCCGCGCACGACCTCGGGCGCCGCGTACTTCGACGCGGTCGCCAGCGACGTGTGCGTCCGCCGCGGGGCCAGGAACGCGACGCCGGTGTCGGTCAGCTTCGGCACCCGCACCGCGCCGGTGTCGTCCAGCAGCACGTTGGACGGCTTGACGTCGCCGTGCACGACCCCGGCGTCGTGCAGCACCTGCAGCGCCGCCGCGATCCCGGCGCCGATCCGGGCGATCTCGGCAGGCAGCAGCGGCCCCGACGCGCTCAGCCGGTCGCGCAGCGAACCACCGGGCACCCGGTCCAGGACCAGCGCGACGATGTCGCCCTCGACGACCAGGTCGTGCAGGGTCACCAGGTGTTCGTGCGCCAGGCCCACGAGCGGGGACTGGCTGCGCAGGAACCGCTCGACGGCGTCGGCGTCCCCGGTCACGCTCGCGTCGAGGAGCTTGACGGCGTACTCCCGGCCGCCGGGATCGGTGCCGGAGAAGACTTCGCCCGCCGGTCCGCGCCCGAGGAGCGGTCCGAGGCGGTAGCGATCGGCCAGCTGACGTTCCATGGTTATTCGCCTTTCTCGCGGCCCGGCCAGATCAGCCGTTCGACGGTGAAGAGCGCGGAGACGAGCGGCTGGGGGAGCCGCACGACGCGCTTCGCGGCCTGTGCCTTGGCCGACAGTTCGGTGGCCGCGCCCAGCGCTTCGACGATGTCGCGCGCGGCGCCGTCGACCAGCTCGGTCGCCCGCGCGCGCGGGCCGCGGCCGCTCAGCGCGAGGGCGATCCCGAGGTCGAGCCGGCTCTCGATGGTTTCCGGGTGGGTCCGCCCCAGCAGCCGGATCTGCGGCTCGAGGATGTCCTCGAGCAGTTCGGCCTGCCGCCCGAATTCGCGCAGCTGGGCGTGCGCCAGCCCCATGCCGTGCCGGATCCGGTAGCGCAGCGCGTGGTCCGCGCCGAGCACGCGCAGCACGACCTGCTCGGTCGCGGACAGCACGGCGAGCGCCCGCTTGGGCTGGCCGAGCGCCAGCAGGGCGCGGTCGGCGAACACGGTCGCGGTCAAGGTGAGCGGGTTCTCGGAGCCGTACCGCTTCGCGTAGTTCTTCTCGAGCTCCCGCAGCTCGGCCGCCGAGCGCTCCCAGCCGGCCGGGGTGGCGCGCAGGTCGCGCAGGTCGAGCGCGAGCATCGCGTCGGCGCGTACGAGTTCGGCCTCGACGCAGCGGGCGTGCCGCTCCCGGCCGGTCGCGTGGTACTCCGCGACGACGTCGCCGGCGACCTCCCGCGCCCGGCGGGGCCGGCCGGCCAACTGGAGGCTGCGCGCGTACTCGAGCCGGGTGGCCGGGGCGAGCTCGTCGCGGACCGGGCCCGGCGGCGCGTCCCGCAGCTCCGCGAGCAGGGGCTCGAGGAGGGCGACGGCGTCCCGCGGCCGCCCGCGCAGCCGCCGGGCGAGCGCGACGGCGAGCGCGGCCCGGTACCGCTCCTCGCCCTCGGCCGGGAGGTCGCCGCCGTGCCG is a genomic window of Amycolatopsis lexingtonensis containing:
- a CDS encoding protein kinase domain-containing protein; amino-acid sequence: MERQLADRYRLGPLLGRGPAGEVFSGTDPGGREYAVKLLDASVTGDADAVERFLRSQSPLVGLAHEHLVTLHDLVVEGDIVALVLDRVPGGSLRDRLSASGPLLPAEIARIGAGIAAALQVLHDAGVVHGDVKPSNVLLDDTGAVRVPKLTDTGVAFLAPRRTHTSLATASKYAAPEVVRGERPGPAADLYSLGVVLYELYCGVAPFAGGFVRDAGEGPGRPGEIPAPLWDLLRLLLAVEPSLRPRAGQVATVLTAMLPDLVGAPVGPRLDRPPPTETARSHAAPSPFPIGDDMFGEQLYSPPPKKRKKWIPVTAAAAVLAAAGVTTVALASSGGTPAAAPAPVTITQAPPTATVTASAADPASTTATSSASAVPAGAGNPTVEQYLSELTPVEGSFDRSHETGNIGGKPYLHTVGTGVQECSEADSAEYNISKGYRKFTATAGLDDNSADSGLKVQLEVFGDGRKLQTTVLELNKPTAIDLDVTGVLRLKIGWQPVKSGSCGDSGNYLNLGEAKLLGVPGEVPTSLAPTG